Proteins encoded by one window of Drosophila melanogaster chromosome X:
- the Ir20a gene encoding ionotropic receptor 20a: MLASLNRSTGLSAELLDLYGLVVHFLLSGEHTTLVYFNPAGLDCSWGVLWQRNLTAHPQIVWQRNYSYPDLYYQFNAKLLVLACLPMDSRAAIQLEILANSLSHLRTVVRLLIEVAGPDQVTLARQYLSFCLRRSMLHVELYFRDYHHSLILYSFRAFPSFELVMRWISVGQGVKLFLHKLDDLRGHRLRVIPDLSPPNTFFYRDARGDNQVTGYLWDFLATFAGRLNAGLEVVRPSWRAGSASDSSYMLEYSAKGLIDVGLTTTLITKWNLWAIHQYTYPLLVSSWCTMLPVEKPLATPDLFGRIVCPTLAMTLLLIILVTWLVFRQLRCLTRLKNSRPARIVPHLLTLLLLTTCSAQLLSLLIFPPYHVRIASFEDLLRGDQKILGMRNEFYNFDGAFRARYAGVFYLIDDPNELYDLRNHFNTTWAYTMPYIKWLVIKTQQRHFSKPLFRWSKDLCFFDFMPTSVIVAPDSIYWESIKDFTFRIHQAGLMKHWIRKSFYDMIKAGKMSIKDYSDLETLKPLNIGDLEIVWRVCGAAIAVASAIFIMELLYFYINVFFNSL; encoded by the coding sequence ATGTTGGCAAGCTTGAACCGTAGCACTGGCCTTTCCGCCGAACTGCTGGATCTCTACGGCCTGGTGGTTCACTTTCTGCTGAGTGGAGAGCACACCACACTGGTATACTTCAATCCCGCAGGACTCGACTGCAGTTGGGGGGTCCTGTGGCAGCGGAACCTAACTGCTCATCCGCAGATCGTGTGGCAGCGCAACTATTCATACCCGGACCTTTACTATCAGTTTAATGCGAAACTCTTGGTGCTGGCTTGCTTGCCGATGGACTCCAGAGCTGCAATTCAACTAGAGATCCTAGCCAATAGCCTAAGCCACCTGCGGACGGTGGTTCGATTGCTTATCGAAGTGGCAGGTCCTGATCAAGTAACGCTGGCCAGGCAGTATCTCTCGTTTTGTCTGCGCCGGAGCATGCTGCATGTGGAGCTGTATTTCCGTGACTACCACCACTCCCTGATCCTCTACTCCTTCCGAGCGTTTCCCAGTTTCGAGCTGGTAATGCGTTGGATTTCAGTCGGGCAAGGCGTGAAATTGTTTCTCCATAAATTGGATGATCTGAGGGGACATCGTCTGCGTGTAATTCCGGATCTCTCGCCGCCCAACACCTTCTTCTATCGCGATGCCAGGGGCGACAACCAGGTGACCGGTTACCTGTGGGACTTCTTGGCCACTTTTGCCGGTCGGCTTAATGCTGGTCTGGAGGTAGTTCGTCCCAGTTGGCGGGCAGGTTCGGCCTCTGATAGTTCCTACATGTTGGAGTACTCCGCGAAGGGCCTCATAGACGTGGGCCTGACCACCACACTGATCACGAAGTGGAATCTCTGGGCCATCCATCAGTATACCTATCCGCTATTGGTCTCCAGCTGGTGCACTATGTTGCCGGTGGAAAAACCGTTGGCAACACCAGATCTGTTCGGCCGAATCGTGTGTCCAACGTTGGCGATGACCCTGCTACTCATCATCCTCGTAACCTGGCTGGTGTTCAGGCAACTGCGTTGCCTGACACGTTTGAAGAACTCAAGACCGGCACGGATCGTGCCCCATCTGCTGACCCTGCTACTGCTAACCACCTGCAGTGCCCAACTGCTATCGCTCCTGATATTTCCGCCCTACCACGTGAGAATAGCCAGCTTCGAGGATCTCCTTCGCGGTGACCAGAAGATCCTGGGCATGCGAAACGAATTCTACAACTTTGATGGAGCTTTCCGGGCGCGGTATGCAGGTGTATTTTACCTGATTGACGATCCCAACGAGCTGTACGATCTGCGCAACCACTTCAACACAACGTGGGCCTACACCATGCCCTACATAAAGTGGCTGGTGATTAAAACCCAGCAGCGACACTTTTCCAAACCGCTTTTCCGTTGGTCTAAGGATCTCTGCTTCTTCGACTTCATGCCCACCAGCGTTATTGTGGCCCCCGATTCGATTTACTGGGAGTCCATAAAGGACTTTACCTTTCGTATCCACCAAGCAGGTCTAATGAAGCACTGGATCCGAAAGAGCTTCTACGATATGATCAAGGCCGGCAAGATGAGCATTAAGGACTATAGCGATCTGGAGACTCTTAAGCCCCTGAATATCGGGGACTTGGAGATCGTCTGGCGGGTCTGTGGAGCAGCCATCGCAGTAGCGTCTGCGATTTTCATAATGGAGCTGTTGTACTTTTACATTAACGTATTTTTCAATAGCTTGTAA